CCAGAGGTGACTGACTTACAGGTAATTGTGGaccaccatgtggatactgggaactcAGATTCTGTGCAGGAGCAGTGTATCTGATCACTGCAGAGCCTTCTGTCCAGCCCTTCAGGTTTGGTTCTGAAAAAGTCTTTGAACACTCTGCTTGAAAAGCACCTCAGAATAATCATAAGCATACCCCCATGGAAATGCTCTCCCAACATCCCAAGCCCCTTCCAGGAGACTACGCCACTTGTGTTGTGGGGTGACCTGTGTGGATTTGAGCCCCTGGGCACAGAGGGTGCAGCGCCCACACAGTCCATCCTCTGTGTCCCCAGCACTGTGCTGTTGCTGAACCCGGTAGAGGTACAGGCTGAATTCCTTGCTGTGGCAGACAAGCTGAGCACGCCCGGACAGTCACCCCATGGCACCTACACCACCCTGCTCCTGCATGCCTTCCAGGCCACCTTTGGGGCCCACTGTGACCTTCCTAAACTACACCGCAAACTTCAGGTAAAGGCTAGGAAGCCTAGGTCTATGAAGAAGTATTTTGTTACAGAGAGGGTCAGAGGGGTCATGAGGCTGGGAGCCCTTGGTCTGGTACTGCAAACTGGGAGAGGCGGGCCAGGAACATACTTTGTCTCCTCCTGGACTTTCAGTCCAAGACGATAGAAGAGCTGGAGGACATCTTCACCGAGACGACAGAAGCCCAGGAGCTGGCGTCTGGTATTGGGGATGTAGCAGAGGCCCGCCAGTGGCTCCGGACCAAGCTGCAGGCAGTGGGAGAAAAAGCAGGCTTCCCTGGCATCTTAGGTAAGGCGTGAGGGAGGGAGAATAGCTCTGTCCATTTCCCTACCATCTACTCTGGCATGCAGAGGGTGTACACCAGCCGGCCTGGCAGCTCTGTCCCACAGAGCCTTCCAGGGGCCGGGTTCTTCAGCATCTGTGTGCTCCCCGAGTCCCCAGGCAGAGTTCCTGTGGGCAGATGCAAGGCTGGGTTGTTTGCCTTCATGTtagcaagaggaagagagagctcaCTGAGAGAAGGGAGCCGCTCGCATTACTTTGGTATACGTTCCTGAACCCACTTACATCATGGTCACATCTTGCTCCAAAAGAAGTTAGAGATGCCCCCTGCCACTCTTGTCACCATAGAGGCGGGTGGCATAATGTCTGAGCGCCAATGGGCAGCTTCAGCTACTGTTCCTCAGACAACCTCTtaaggagcctggcatggtggcatgcacctgcagtctcagtactggggaggctaaggcaggaagtttatgggtttgaggccagctagatagggagaccttgtctcaaaacaaacacccaaGCCAGAAGGTGGTGGtaagcacctttaatcccagcacttgggagacagaggcaggcggatctcctagttcaaggccagcctggtctacagagcaagttctaggacatccagagctacacagagaaactgtctcacaaagtcaaaaaccaaacccaacaaaaacaaaaacatgcagaCAAGACTTTTAAActagtgtttctatttctattcttttcctgATTGTCAGTAAAAGAAGGGCTTAGAGGCTGTGACTTGGCCACTCCCACAGAGTTTGtatgagttgggggtggggggctacaGTCTACACGGTGCCATAAAGAAAGGTGCAGTAGCTGAGAGTCAGGTATCCCAGCCCATCCAGTTCTGTGGCTCCTACCTGTACTGCTCCAACTCTGGCCTCTTCTGTAAGGCCAGGAGACTGAGTTGGCCATTCTGCAAGgccccttcccagtcccctcttcctgtcctccctGCTCTTATAGACCCTGCAAACCCTGGGAAACTCCACACCATCCCCATCCCTGTCGCCAGATGCTACACCTACAGCTGGAACCAGGACAGCTTTGGTAAGGGGAAGCTGGTCCCAGACTCCAGCTGTCTGTCTGATCCTGTATCTATGAATGCTTTGCATTCCTGTGGGATCCCCCACTACACAGGCCATACATAAGCCTAGTGGGGGGGGGCACTATAGCCCTGGAGCAAACACCTCCTACTCTTCCAGAGCCCATCATCCTCTGCAGGGGCTCAAAGGACACCGACCTAAAcactgcttctgtctccctatAGACATCCTCCAGGAAGTCCTTCTCAAGGAACAGGAGCTGCTGCAGCCAGGGATCTtgggagatgaggaagaggaggaagaggaggacttgGAGATGGACAGGCATTGCGCTGAGAGGGACTCTCTCCTCTCCACCAGCTCCCTGGTGTCTCACGACTCCACACTGTTGCTCACCTCCTCTCAGGCCTCAGAACCGGTGCTGTCCCGCCAGGTGCTGACCACCTTTGTCTCAGGCCTCTCGGATGGCATGGACAGTGGCTATGTGGAGGACAGCGAGGAAAACTCAGAGTGGCCCCAAAAGCCCGGCAGCCAGAAACGCCAGGGTCATCGCAGGCCTGGGCAGAAGTTCAACAGGTTCTATAAACTCTTAAAGAGCACCAGCCAGTTGGTCCTGAGGAGGGACTCTAGGAACCTAGAGAGCAGTGTAGACCCAACCCTGCCTCTGCGGAGGGCTGGGAGCCTCTGCAGCCCCTTGGACTGTccctctcagctcccctcccGGGCTCAGCGCTCACGGTCCTTACCTCAGGCCAAGCTCACCACCCAACTCCCCAGATGGCTTCTGGCACCACCCTCACACCACCAGCGCCGCCGTCCCTTCCTCAGTGGGGATGAGGACCCCAAAGCTTCCACACTACGGGTTGTGGTCTTTGGCTCTGATCGGATTTCAGGGAAGGTGGCTAGGGCCTATAGCAAGCTCAGGTAAGAATGGGGACAGGGTGTGTCACTTTCCCTTGTGCATCAGGACTGGGGTGTTGATAGAATTTAGAGCCCACCTGGAGTCCTGACGTCACCGTGGGTTCACCATTCGTCATCCCCTCACCAGGAGGCTGGAGACCAGTCACCCTATCCTCACACGCTTCTTCAAGCTTCAGTTCTTCTATGTGCCTGTGAAGAGAAGCCACGGAACCAGCCCCAGTGCCTGCCCATCCTCTCTGAGCCAAGCATCTCCACTCCCTGCAGACTCCCTGAAGTACCCCAGCCCTACAGTATGTCCCAAATCTCCAGCCGACTGGGATGGGAAAGAGGAATAGATGAGAGTAGGTTCTGGGTATcggttttaaaaaatcattcagaGCCATCTCCTGTGTCTGTAAGCACCTTCCCCTGCCTGGCCCTCACTTTTAGGTTCCTGTCCTGTACCTGGGTATGACATTCTGCCACCTGACAAAGATGGAACACCATCACATTTCTCTAGAGGCATAGAGAAGCTCAACTTGGGGTTTCAGATATAGCCCTGTGCTCTGTAGCTTTCTATGTGGCTGGGGATAATTCTTGTCCCTTATCCCAGGACCTTGGCATGGCCCCATGGGAGGACAGTACCAATGACATCTCTCACTACCTCGGTATGCTTGACCCCTGGTACGAACGCAATGTGTTGGGCCTCATGCACCTGCCTCCTGAAGTCCTTTGTCAGGTAAGTGGACTCTGAGGTAAGGGTTGGAGCCCACTGGCTGCTGGCATTCCACCTCACTTTGAGGAGTCTGGCTTTGGGAAAATCCATGGAGGGCCAGGTCTGGCTTAGAAAAGTGGTGGGAGAGGTGACAGGGTAAAGGAAGCCATCGGAGGAAGGGAGGTaaggacacacagagaggcaaGATATGTGAGGAGTAAGATGAAGTCTGAGCCCAGGGCACTAGGAATGAGAGCTGGGGCCACTGTGCTAAAGGGGGAAGGGCAGATCCTCAGAAGGGTAAAAAGGACTTTAGGTGTCAGTTCCCTTTCTTATCTCCTGGCTTGTCTCCCAGGAGGCCTGAGTGAGACAAGGTGGGGCATAAAGGATAATTGGGCTCCCTGCCCAACACTGCGTCCAGACCCGGTCTCACGTTtgctctccctcttgctctgtctgcctccaaactgttctctctgcctctctgtgtgtccttACCTCCTTTCCTCCGATGGCTTCCTTTACCCTGTCACCTCTCCcacctggcatggctgtcccaTCTACCACAGCAGTCCCTGAAGGCAGATTCTCGGCCCCTGGAGGGCTCGGCCACCCAGCTGCCCATCCTGGCCGATATGTTACTCTACTATTGCCGCTTTGCGGCCCGCCCCGTGTTGCTGCAGGTTTACCAGACAGAGGTGAGGCATGCCACCATCCTGTTTCTCCCAGATTCCCTGATTAGCTATGGCCATCATGGCCCGGTCCCAGCCTGTGACCTGCTGGGCCTACAGCACTCCATCCTCACCCCTGGAAGTCCCTGTGCTGGTTCTACTGGGTCCCACACTGACGTACTTGTGCCCCCTCCAGCTGACCTTCGTCACTGGGGATAAGACCACAGAGATCTTCATCCAGTCTCTGGAGCTGGGTCACTCTGCGACCACTCGGGCTATCAAGGCTTCAGGTGGGCACCGAGGGAACCCTTACAGGGATgggcaggaggcagagtcagaaagAAGAGGGAGCAAGAGTTGGGGGGTCCTGTGAGGAGAGAGCGCGACTACGGAGAGGTAGAAGCGGATGCAGGAGTCCTGGCTTTGGGGAATTGGAGCCCTGAGGAGCCGAGACCAGAGGGAAGGGGTACCCAGAGAATTGGGAACATTGAGTGAACAGTGTATCTGTGTGACCCAGGTCCGGGTAGGAAGAGGCTGGGCATTGACGATGACCGGGAGGCCGTCCCTCTAACACTACAGATTATTTACAGCAAGgtaagagaagccagtgctgcccggtgtggtggcctttaatcccagcactcgggaggcagaggcaggcagatttctgagtttgaggccagcctggtctacaaagtgagttccaggacagccagggctatacagagaaaccctgtctcaaaaaacaaaaaagaaaaagaaaggaaggggaaggggaaggggaaggagaagaaggggaaaggaaaggaaaggaaaggaaaggaaaggaaaggaaaggaaaggaaaggaaaggaaaggaaaggaaaggaaaggaaaggaaaggaaaggaaaggaaaggaaaggaaaggaaaggaaaggaaaggaaaggaaaggaaaggaaaggaaaggaaaggaaaggaaaggaaaggaaaggaaaggccaGGCCAGTGCTGGGCTGGGCCCCTTCCCAGCTGGGGCCTGCTGCTGAGCCCGCCTCACCAGAGCTGGGGCCCAGAATTGACTCTAGTAGACTCCCAGACTTCCCTTGGTACCAAGAGGTGACCCTTTAGCATCCGGACACTCCCAAGGCATcaggctctggggctctgggctGAAGGGTGTGGCTGCACTGCCTTCCAGGGAGCCATCAGTGGGCGAAGCCGCTGGAGCAACCTGGAGAAGGTCTGCACCTCTGTTAACCTCAGCAAGGCCTGCCAGAAGCCGGAGGAGCTAGGTGAGCGGGCTGGAGAGGATGGTGGGGAGATGTGGCTGGGGAGTCCCGAGCCTGGTCTGAGCCACCCTTGACCTCCAGACTCCAGCATGGAGGAGCTGATGCTAACCCTGACAGAAGTAGTGAAGAGGCAGAACCCTAAATCCAAAAAGGGCTTTAACCAGGTAAGAGCTTGCTTCTCTCATCTTCCACCCTCAGCCCTGGCAGGAGTGGGGCGTGGCTTGCATTCGAAGGTGGCCTTGTGTTGtatgtaagagagagacagagaaaggattgctgggaagggagaggcagatgAGGGGTGTGGTTGTGGGTATACCCAGGTGTGGAATATGaggatgtatgtatgtggaaaGGTTGTGGTCATTCAGGGTCATTAGGTCTGAGCCAGTGTGGGTGCCACATCAGAGAACCCTGGGGTCTCTGAGTTGGAGCGGGCAGTGCGTTGATCCCTCAAGACTCGGTAAGAGACTGCGGAGGAGACAGCCTGGCATAATTCTCATGATTCCTCCTCTGACTTGATGGGTAGGTCTCAAGAGCTGCCAGGCAGTCCTGTCTCAAATTCTCCCAGTCCCTATGGGTAATGAAGCACCCAGGGCTGGCAGATGTATGGCCGGGGCTCTGGGGCCTGAACTAGGGCTTCCCTTCCAGATCAGTACATCCTACATCAAAGTGGACAAGGTGCAGATCATTGGCTCCAGCAGCTGCCCCTTTGCCGTGTGTCTGGACCAGGATGAGAGAAAGATCCTGCAGAGTGTGGTCAGGTGAGATGGGGGCCCGGGGAGGGGGTCTTTCTTTTTGTCCTCTGAAGCCTGCAGAGCCACGTTCTTACATCACCCTGTCTTATAGGTGTGAAGTGTCACCCTGCTACAAGCCAGAGAAGAGCAGCTTGCCACCCGAGAGGTCCTTCAGCCAGCCAGCAGAGACTGGGTCCGACCTGtg
Above is a genomic segment from Mus caroli chromosome 11, CAROLI_EIJ_v1.1, whole genome shotgun sequence containing:
- the Pik3r5 gene encoding phosphoinositide 3-kinase regulatory subunit 5, which codes for MQPAATTCTEDRIQHALERCLHGLSLGRRSAPWSAGLCLNCWSLQELVSRDPGHFLILLEQILQKTQEVQEKGTYDLLAPLALLFYSTVLCTPHFPPDSDLLLKAASTYHCFLTWPVPYCSICREMLTFIDAELKAPGISYQRLVRAEQGLPVRSHRSSTVTVLLLNPVEVQAEFLAVADKLSTPGQSPHGTYTTLLLHAFQATFGAHCDLPKLHRKLQSKTIEELEDIFTETTEAQELASGIGDVAEARQWLRTKLQAVGEKAGFPGILDPANPGKLHTIPIPVARCYTYSWNQDSFDILQEVLLKEQELLQPGILGDEEEEEEEDLEMDRHCAERDSLLSTSSLVSHDSTLLLTSSQASEPVLSRQVLTTFVSGLSDGMDSGYVEDSEENSEWPQKPGSQKRQGHRRPGQKFNRFYKLLKSTSQLVLRRDSRNLESSVDPTLPLRRAGSLCSPLDCPSQLPSRAQRSRSLPQAKLTTQLPRWLLAPPSHHQRRRPFLSGDEDPKASTLRVVVFGSDRISGKVARAYSKLRRLETSHPILTRFFKLQFFYVPVKRSHGTSPSACPSSLSQASPLPADSLKYPSPTDLGMAPWEDSTNDISHYLGMLDPWYERNVLGLMHLPPEVLCQQSLKADSRPLEGSATQLPILADMLLYYCRFAARPVLLQVYQTELTFVTGDKTTEIFIQSLELGHSATTRAIKASGPGRKRLGIDDDREAVPLTLQIIYSKGAISGRSRWSNLEKVCTSVNLSKACQKPEELDSSMEELMLTLTEVVKRQNPKSKKGFNQISTSYIKVDKVQIIGSSSCPFAVCLDQDERKILQSVVRCEVSPCYKPEKSSLPPERSFSQPAETGSDLCSLLCLPIMTFSGALP